The following are encoded in a window of Arcobacter arenosus genomic DNA:
- the metH gene encoding methionine synthase, with translation MTEKIKKLIEEKVLIIDGAMGTQLQLADIKNEQWQYEGNDLEGCNELLNLTAPHILETIHDNYAKAGANFLTTNTFGSMPWVLDEYGIPETSYELSKLGAQIANKIKEKYNTPEDPKFVFGSIGPGTKLPSLGHIKYDEMFEGYKIMAKGLADGGTDVFLLETCQDPLQIKAALHALNEVAPQIPIMVSVTIEMSGTMLIGTDAMTIAAILEPFNILSLGFNCGTGPKQVHKHVKALSEVCKFPISVHANAGLPQNRGGQTYYPMGPDEFTKLQKEFLEINGVSFLGGCCGTTPEHIKALREGVKGIKPLKPCGFLKASLASLFNVVPLKQDPAPLLIGERSNATGSKAFRELLKANDYEGTLSVGQQQVRAGAHVIDVSVGFAGRDETGDMDKVIELYSQKVSLPLMPDSTQLPALEAALKQIGGRCIINSVNLEDGEEKFDAVCKLAKKFGAALVCLVIDEIGMAKTKERKLEVAERIFDLCVNRHGFKPDDLVFDMLTFTIGSGDDEYRTAGVETLEAIREFQIRHPEVGTTLGLSNISFGLSINARIYLNSIYLDHCVKAGLTSAIVNVKHILPLNKISDEDKKACDDLIFNNQEDGDPLFKFIEHFSNVADMEEQSDEEYQKLEPIDKVKKLLLDGDKERMLPLVDELRHTVNPEIIVNEWLIDGMKVIGELFGSGQMQLPFVLQSAETMKATVDALNPYLPKEDKASETVLVLGTVKGDVHDVGKNLVDIILSNNGFKVINIGIKADLNDFIIAVKEHKAQAIGMSGLLVKSTAVMKENLEALQKEGIDIPVLLGGAALTKGFVNDYCRPIYDGPIFYCRDAFDGVVSMQRIEEGELDNTALAADLIDDEDGVVKKDKEEVIVKEEDVELPESGTFTFPPLWGRVALYGKGVDKDLVFKWINHRVLFRQRWGYKRGKQSSEEFLKHEQDVVEPLYERLKEEFIQKELFDPIAIYAYYPCISKENKLYIFSEEYAFHSLEEAKNVPPLEKAIKVMEFPRQKKKPHRCIADFFANDRLDVVAFSFASAGLKLSPYEAELYKDSKFTEYYQVHGLGVELAEALAEVIHKQVRLDLDIVPKEGNTLHDVQMKQYVGCRYSPGYAACPDLEQSRDMFDLLNPEEFGIELSETFQIHPEQSTCAIIVPHHKANYYNI, from the coding sequence ATGACAGAAAAAATAAAAAAATTAATTGAAGAAAAAGTTTTAATTATTGATGGAGCTATGGGGACACAGCTTCAACTTGCAGATATTAAAAATGAACAATGGCAATATGAAGGTAACGATTTAGAAGGGTGTAACGAACTTTTAAATTTAACTGCTCCACATATTCTTGAAACTATTCATGATAATTATGCTAAAGCAGGGGCAAATTTTTTAACTACAAATACTTTTGGTTCTATGCCTTGGGTTTTAGATGAATATGGTATACCTGAAACTTCTTATGAATTATCAAAACTAGGTGCCCAAATTGCTAATAAAATTAAAGAAAAATATAACACTCCAGAAGACCCAAAATTTGTATTTGGTTCAATAGGTCCAGGAACAAAACTTCCATCTCTTGGACATATAAAATATGATGAGATGTTCGAAGGTTATAAAATCATGGCTAAGGGATTAGCTGATGGTGGAACAGATGTATTTTTATTAGAAACTTGTCAAGACCCGTTACAAATTAAAGCGGCTTTACATGCTTTAAATGAAGTAGCCCCACAAATACCTATTATGGTAAGTGTAACTATTGAGATGTCAGGAACTATGTTAATTGGAACTGATGCTATGACAATTGCAGCTATTTTAGAACCTTTTAATATTTTATCTTTAGGATTTAACTGTGGAACTGGGCCAAAACAAGTTCATAAACACGTTAAAGCCTTAAGTGAGGTTTGTAAATTCCCTATTTCTGTACATGCAAATGCAGGGCTTCCTCAAAATAGAGGTGGTCAAACTTATTATCCAATGGGACCAGATGAATTTACAAAATTGCAAAAAGAGTTCCTTGAAATAAATGGGGTTAGTTTTCTTGGTGGTTGTTGTGGTACAACCCCTGAGCATATTAAAGCTTTACGTGAAGGTGTTAAGGGGATTAAACCTTTAAAACCTTGTGGATTTTTAAAAGCATCATTAGCTTCACTATTTAATGTTGTTCCATTAAAACAAGACCCAGCACCATTATTAATAGGTGAAAGAAGTAATGCCACAGGTTCGAAGGCATTTAGAGAATTGTTAAAAGCAAATGATTATGAAGGAACTTTATCAGTTGGTCAACAGCAAGTAAGAGCTGGGGCTCATGTTATTGATGTAAGTGTTGGTTTTGCTGGACGGGATGAAACAGGAGATATGGATAAGGTTATTGAACTTTATTCTCAAAAAGTTTCATTACCACTTATGCCCGACTCTACTCAACTTCCAGCACTTGAAGCTGCCTTAAAACAAATTGGTGGAAGATGTATAATCAATTCAGTAAATCTCGAAGATGGGGAAGAAAAATTTGATGCAGTTTGTAAATTAGCAAAAAAATTTGGAGCAGCACTTGTTTGTTTAGTTATTGATGAAATAGGAATGGCAAAAACAAAAGAGCGTAAGCTTGAAGTTGCTGAAAGAATCTTTGATTTATGTGTAAATAGACATGGATTTAAACCAGATGATTTAGTTTTTGATATGCTAACTTTTACAATTGGATCTGGTGATGATGAGTATAGAACAGCAGGTGTTGAAACCCTTGAAGCTATTAGAGAATTTCAGATTCGTCACCCAGAAGTTGGAACTACATTAGGGCTTTCAAATATCTCATTTGGATTATCAATAAATGCAAGAATATATTTAAATTCTATCTATTTAGACCATTGTGTAAAAGCTGGATTAACATCTGCTATTGTAAATGTAAAACATATCTTGCCATTAAACAAAATCTCCGATGAAGATAAAAAAGCTTGTGATGATTTAATTTTCAATAACCAAGAAGATGGTGATCCCCTATTTAAGTTTATTGAACACTTCTCTAATGTTGCTGATATGGAAGAGCAAAGTGACGAGGAGTATCAAAAACTTGAACCAATTGATAAAGTTAAAAAACTTCTTCTTGATGGTGATAAAGAAAGAATGCTACCACTTGTAGATGAATTAAGACACACAGTAAACCCTGAAATCATTGTAAATGAGTGGCTAATTGATGGAATGAAAGTGATTGGAGAACTTTTTGGAAGTGGACAAATGCAATTACCATTTGTACTTCAAAGTGCTGAAACTATGAAAGCAACAGTTGATGCACTTAATCCATATTTACCAAAAGAGGATAAAGCTAGTGAAACTGTTTTAGTTTTAGGAACTGTTAAAGGTGATGTTCATGATGTTGGTAAAAATTTAGTTGATATTATCCTTTCAAATAATGGATTTAAAGTTATAAATATTGGTATAAAAGCTGATTTAAATGACTTTATCATTGCTGTTAAAGAGCATAAAGCTCAAGCAATTGGGATGAGTGGACTTTTAGTTAAATCTACTGCTGTAATGAAAGAGAACCTTGAAGCTTTACAAAAAGAGGGGATTGATATTCCTGTACTTTTAGGTGGTGCGGCACTTACAAAAGGTTTTGTAAACGATTATTGTAGACCAATTTATGATGGTCCTATTTTCTATTGTAGAGATGCTTTTGATGGTGTTGTTTCTATGCAAAGAATAGAAGAGGGTGAGTTAGATAATACAGCTTTAGCCGCAGATTTAATTGATGATGAAGATGGTGTTGTTAAAAAAGATAAAGAAGAAGTAATCGTAAAAGAAGAGGATGTAGAACTTCCAGAATCTGGGACTTTTACATTCCCACCACTTTGGGGTAGAGTTGCTTTATATGGAAAAGGTGTTGATAAAGATTTAGTTTTTAAATGGATAAATCATAGAGTTTTATTTAGACAAAGATGGGGATATAAAAGAGGAAAACAATCTAGTGAAGAGTTTTTAAAACATGAACAAGATGTTGTTGAACCACTTTATGAAAGATTAAAAGAAGAGTTTATTCAAAAAGAACTTTTTGACCCAATTGCTATTTATGCATATTATCCATGTATTTCAAAAGAGAATAAGCTTTATATTTTCTCTGAAGAATATGCTTTCCATTCCCTTGAAGAAGCTAAAAATGTGCCACCTTTAGAAAAAGCAATAAAAGTTATGGAGTTTCCAAGACAAAAGAAAAAACCACATAGATGTATAGCTGATTTCTTTGCAAATGATAGATTAGATGTAGTGGCATTTTCTTTTGCTAGTGCAGGTCTTAAACTAAGTCCATATGAAGCAGAACTTTATAAAGATAGTAAATTTACAGAATATTATCAAGTTCATGGATTAGGTGTTGAATTAGCTGAGGCTTTAGCTGAGGTAATTCACAAACAAGTTAGACTTGATTTAGATATTGTGCCAAAAGAGGGAAATACCTTACATGATGTTCAAATGAAACAATATGTAGGTTGTAGATACTCTCCTGGGTATGCTGCTTGTCCAGACTTAGAACAAAGTAGGGATATGTTTGATTTACTAAATCCTGAAGAGTTTGGGATAGAGTTAAGTGAGACTTTCCAGATTCATCCGGAACAAAGTACATGCGCAATAATAGTTCCTCACCACAAAGCGAACTATTACAATATCTAG
- a CDS encoding DUF2238 domain-containing protein: MKYLYLLIFFSFLLWSGINPKDQFTWFLEVLPAIIGIIILMITYKNFKLTTLVYSLILVHCIILMIGGHYTYAQVPFFDLIKEVFNQDRNNYDKVGHFAQGFIPAMIAREILIRKNVIPNSVWRNFFIVCFCLAFSAFYELIEWWVAIFSGEDAEAFLGTQGYVWDTQSDMGLALLGSIVALILLNKYHDKQLKSIINL, encoded by the coding sequence ATGAAGTATTTATATTTATTAATATTTTTTTCTTTTTTATTATGGTCAGGGATTAATCCAAAAGATCAATTTACTTGGTTTCTAGAAGTTTTACCAGCAATTATTGGAATAATTATCCTAATGATTACATACAAAAACTTTAAATTAACAACACTAGTTTATTCTCTTATTTTAGTGCATTGCATTATACTTATGATTGGTGGCCACTACACTTATGCTCAAGTTCCTTTTTTCGATTTAATAAAAGAGGTTTTTAATCAAGATAGAAATAATTATGACAAAGTAGGACACTTTGCTCAAGGATTTATTCCAGCAATGATTGCTAGGGAAATATTAATACGAAAAAATGTAATCCCAAATAGTGTTTGGAGAAATTTTTTTATAGTATGCTTTTGTTTAGCTTTTTCTGCTTTTTATGAACTTATTGAATGGTGGGTTGCAATTTTTTCTGGCGAAGATGCCGAAGCTTTCTTAGGAACTCAAGGTTATGTTTGGGATACCCAAAGTGATATGGGATTAGCACTATTAGGGTCAATTGTTGCCTTAATTTTACTTAATAAATATCATGATAAACAGTTAAAATCTATAATAAATTTATAA
- a CDS encoding carboxylate-amine ligase produces the protein MKFEKFETGNHFSIGIELELRILDKFTLSPKDEFDYIYSNLDEKFKANIAKEFLDSMIEINTPIFHYEEDLITYLKNIISELSKVASQKSLSLQTSGTYAQKSEDFNICKDKRYEKIYDEHKVLLDDFSICGTHVHIGFENFDKALKAYNYSIYYLPLFLALSASSLYYNGIDTGIHSYRTKIFSRLPKASIPEYFDNYEQMNNIYQLLEKSNVIDSTKDIWWDVRIQPHFKTVEFRICDAVNDFERLEIIIQLIRVMCQLSQIDRFEKVPMQILKQNMWSATRYSMDGEIVNHKGEVSLIRDELKQLVKKALANNLIDKDFSQRANRLIEKESISKKMENLYKRTNSLKEVERLGVFE, from the coding sequence ATGAAGTTTGAAAAGTTTGAAACCGGAAACCATTTCTCAATAGGTATTGAGTTAGAATTAAGAATATTAGATAAATTTACTTTATCTCCTAAAGATGAATTTGATTATATTTATTCAAATCTAGATGAAAAATTCAAGGCAAATATTGCAAAAGAGTTTTTAGATTCTATGATAGAGATTAATACTCCTATTTTCCATTATGAAGAAGATTTAATTACTTATCTAAAAAACATAATTAGTGAATTATCAAAAGTTGCCTCACAAAAATCATTATCTTTACAAACTAGTGGAACCTATGCACAAAAAAGTGAAGATTTTAATATATGTAAAGATAAAAGATATGAAAAAATCTATGATGAACATAAAGTTTTGTTAGATGATTTTTCTATCTGCGGAACCCATGTTCATATAGGATTTGAAAATTTTGATAAGGCTTTAAAAGCTTATAATTACTCAATTTATTATTTACCACTTTTTTTAGCATTAAGTGCTTCATCTTTGTATTATAATGGTATTGATACGGGTATCCATTCTTATAGAACAAAAATCTTTTCAAGACTTCCAAAGGCTTCCATTCCAGAATACTTTGACAATTATGAGCAGATGAATAACATATATCAATTATTAGAAAAATCAAATGTAATTGATTCTACAAAAGATATTTGGTGGGATGTAAGAATCCAGCCCCATTTTAAAACAGTTGAATTTAGAATCTGTGATGCTGTCAATGATTTTGAGAGATTAGAGATTATTATTCAACTTATTAGAGTGATGTGTCAATTATCTCAAATAGATAGATTTGAAAAAGTTCCAATGCAAATTTTAAAGCAAAATATGTGGAGTGCAACTAGATATTCTATGGATGGAGAAATAGTTAACCATAAGGGCGAAGTTAGTTTAATTAGAGATGAATTAAAACAATTGGTAAAAAAAGCTTTAGCTAATAATTTGATAGATAAAGATTTTTCACAAAGAGCAAATAGATTAATAGAAAAAGAATCTATCTCTAAAAAAATGGAAAATTTATATAAAAGAACAAATAGTTTAAAAGAAGTAGAAAGGTTAGGTGTATTTGAATGA
- the ggt gene encoding gamma-glutamyltransferase, translating to MKGVVAAGDKNSAQAGADILKEGGNAYDAALAVMLAAPICEPLFTSLGGGGFLLGLEKDKKPELYDFFVEVPKKRLSEPEFYPIYVDFGAAIQEFHIGAGSVAIPGLIKGIEKVHKEKCTLPLSKIIEPAVKYAREGIFLSPMQASFVKLLEPIFTSTKSSMDVYGIDDKNLIDETHLFKNPQYADFLEAFAKEGARLFYEGEVASEIEKISKENDGLIYKEDLKNYEVIKRNPIDFKYKDYEIVTNPPPSGGGILIAFTMKLLEQYDLKDFRSFEYVKGLIESFNTTSDFRREHVDEFLHDEKLKDILFNDRLIKNYCTTMHSRLNLWGNTTHLSVIDEKGNAVSVTTTNGEGSGHVIPSSGIMLNNMMGEEDLNPHGWFAWDEGIRLPSMMAPTAVLKDGHPELILGSAGSNRIRSAITSTIINNLEYGMNLNESINSPRIHFEKGVVCVEPELDMAIRNELEKHYKLQYFDSLNIFFGGVQAVNGSLEGGCDSRRGACVIKV from the coding sequence ATGAAAGGTGTAGTTGCAGCTGGAGATAAAAATTCCGCTCAAGCAGGAGCTGATATTTTAAAAGAGGGTGGTAATGCTTATGATGCAGCCTTAGCAGTAATGCTAGCTGCTCCAATTTGTGAGCCACTATTTACAAGCTTAGGGGGAGGGGGTTTTTTATTAGGTTTAGAAAAAGATAAAAAGCCTGAACTTTACGATTTTTTTGTTGAAGTTCCTAAAAAGAGATTATCAGAACCAGAGTTTTATCCTATATATGTAGATTTTGGAGCAGCTATTCAAGAGTTTCATATTGGTGCTGGAAGCGTGGCAATCCCAGGTTTAATAAAAGGGATTGAAAAAGTTCATAAAGAAAAATGCACCTTGCCACTTAGTAAAATTATAGAACCAGCAGTAAAGTATGCAAGGGAGGGTATTTTTTTATCTCCTATGCAAGCAAGTTTTGTAAAGTTACTTGAGCCAATTTTTACATCAACAAAATCTAGTATGGATGTATATGGAATTGATGATAAAAATTTGATTGATGAAACACATCTTTTTAAAAATCCTCAATATGCAGACTTTTTAGAAGCTTTTGCAAAAGAGGGTGCTAGACTTTTTTATGAAGGTGAAGTAGCATCAGAAATTGAAAAAATATCAAAAGAGAATGATGGACTTATTTATAAAGAAGATTTAAAAAACTATGAAGTTATAAAAAGAAATCCAATAGATTTTAAATATAAAGATTATGAGATTGTAACAAATCCACCACCTAGTGGAGGGGGTATATTAATTGCTTTTACAATGAAACTTCTCGAACAATATGACTTAAAAGATTTTAGAAGTTTTGAGTATGTAAAAGGTTTAATAGAAAGCTTTAATACAACAAGTGATTTTAGACGTGAACATGTAGATGAGTTTTTACACGATGAAAAATTAAAAGATATCTTGTTTAATGATAGACTAATAAAAAATTATTGTACAACAATGCATAGTAGACTAAATCTTTGGGGAAATACAACCCATTTATCTGTAATTGATGAAAAAGGAAATGCCGTTTCTGTAACTACAACAAATGGTGAAGGAAGTGGTCATGTTATACCTAGTTCAGGAATTATGCTTAATAATATGATGGGTGAAGAGGACTTAAATCCTCATGGATGGTTTGCTTGGGATGAGGGGATTAGATTACCATCTATGATGGCACCAACAGCTGTTTTAAAAGATGGACACCCTGAGTTAATCCTTGGAAGTGCAGGGAGTAATAGAATTCGTTCAGCTATCACTTCAACTATAATTAATAATCTTGAATATGGAATGAATTTAAATGAAAGTATTAATTCCCCTAGGATTCATTTTGAAAAAGGGGTTGTTTGCGTGGAACCTGAATTAGATATGGCTATTAGAAATGAATTAGAAAAACATTATAAACTTCAATATTTTGATTCTTTAAACATCTTTTTTGGAGGTGTACAGGCAGTAAATGGTAGTCTTGAAGGGGGTTGTGATAGTAGAAGAGGAGCATGTGTAATAAAAGTATAA
- a CDS encoding bacteriohemerythrin — protein MNAKIDSCYISIWSNAYSIGDEKIDAEHQRLFDIANELNVCTNKIHLTTILKELIKYTKFHFANEERFMRELNFSRLAEHKVLHQNLVEALNEVLKKISTQDMEETIFQLSILVNKNILQHILIEDKKVHHEIKPREHLRERFKWNIEYQLKNQLLDEEHEQLFNIALKSLNYHGTNIKTHVKITVNELYEYMKTHFNHEEEYLVQIGYPLLEEHRAIHENIIEQMNAFIKKLPTLSIINFEKKLIEYMDIWLINHILYEDRKIISFVQSNQS, from the coding sequence ATGAATGCAAAGATTGATAGTTGTTATATTTCTATATGGAGTAATGCCTATTCAATAGGGGATGAAAAAATTGATGCTGAGCATCAAAGACTTTTTGATATTGCAAATGAGTTAAATGTTTGTACAAATAAAATACATTTAACAACTATCTTAAAAGAACTAATTAAATATACAAAATTTCATTTTGCAAATGAAGAGAGGTTTATGAGAGAATTAAACTTTTCAAGGCTTGCTGAACATAAGGTTTTACACCAAAACTTAGTTGAGGCGTTAAATGAGGTTTTAAAAAAAATTAGTACTCAAGATATGGAAGAAACAATTTTTCAATTAAGTATATTAGTTAATAAAAATATTCTACAACATATTTTAATAGAAGATAAAAAAGTACACCATGAGATTAAGCCAAGGGAACACTTAAGAGAAAGATTTAAATGGAATATAGAGTATCAATTAAAAAATCAATTATTAGATGAAGAACATGAACAATTATTTAATATAGCTTTGAAATCTTTGAATTACCATGGAACTAATATAAAAACACATGTGAAAATTACAGTTAATGAATTGTATGAATATATGAAAACCCATTTTAATCATGAAGAAGAGTATTTAGTTCAAATTGGATATCCACTATTAGAAGAACATAGGGCAATTCATGAAAATATTATTGAACAGATGAATGCTTTTATTAAAAAATTGCCAACTTTATCAATAATCAATTTTGAAAAAAAATTAATTGAATATATGGATATTTGGTTAATTAATCATATCTTATATGAAGATAGAAAAATTATAAGTTTTGTTCAAAGCAATCAATCTTAG